A genomic region of Gemmata massiliana contains the following coding sequences:
- the pheA gene encoding prephenate dehydratase — protein sequence MARSKSESNSNSAPDKGASNLAALRGQIDKLDLNILELLNKRASVAAQIGKVKEDQGGNVFSAAREEEVLTNVLDAHKGPLSTITVKAIFRELISGSRAIQKQQKIAYLGPEYSYSHLAAIQRFGEASIYNRTANIAAVFEELNRKHADFGVVPLENSTDGRVVDTLEMFMRFPDQVKICSEIRLRVRHHLLANCAQAEVRRVYSKEQALSQCRNWLAKNLPNATFHPVSSTADAARLVQTEPNIAAAVASREAAVRYNLGILAENIADSPFNETRFAVIGATDSAKTGTDKTALMFQIAHTPGALADVLTAFKQNKINLTWIESFPFREVKGEYVFFVDFDGHREDTRVKKVLAVLEDMCESVTVLGSFPLARADGE from the coding sequence ATGGCACGCAGCAAAAGCGAATCCAATTCCAACTCCGCGCCCGACAAAGGCGCCTCGAACCTGGCAGCACTTCGAGGGCAGATCGACAAGCTCGATCTGAACATTCTCGAACTGCTCAACAAGCGGGCCTCGGTCGCGGCGCAAATCGGGAAAGTTAAAGAAGATCAGGGCGGGAACGTGTTTTCCGCCGCGCGCGAGGAAGAGGTTCTCACGAACGTCCTCGACGCGCATAAGGGGCCGCTCTCCACGATCACCGTGAAGGCGATCTTCCGCGAACTCATCAGCGGGTCGCGTGCGATCCAGAAGCAGCAGAAGATTGCGTACCTGGGGCCGGAGTACAGTTACAGCCACCTCGCCGCGATCCAGCGGTTCGGCGAAGCGTCGATCTACAACCGCACGGCCAACATCGCAGCCGTGTTCGAGGAACTGAACCGCAAGCACGCGGACTTCGGCGTGGTGCCGCTGGAAAACTCGACCGATGGTCGGGTAGTGGACACGCTGGAAATGTTCATGCGGTTCCCGGACCAGGTGAAGATCTGCTCCGAGATCCGGCTCCGCGTGCGGCACCACCTGCTCGCGAACTGCGCCCAGGCCGAAGTGCGCCGCGTGTACTCGAAGGAACAGGCGCTGAGCCAGTGCCGCAACTGGCTCGCGAAGAACCTGCCGAACGCGACGTTCCACCCCGTCTCTAGCACCGCGGACGCGGCCCGGCTCGTGCAAACCGAGCCGAACATCGCTGCGGCCGTGGCCAGCCGCGAGGCGGCTGTGCGCTACAACCTCGGCATCCTGGCGGAAAACATCGCGGACTCGCCGTTCAACGAAACGCGGTTCGCCGTGATCGGCGCCACGGACTCGGCCAAGACCGGCACCGACAAGACGGCCCTGATGTTCCAGATCGCTCACACGCCAGGAGCGCTGGCCGACGTGCTGACCGCGTTCAAGCAGAACAAGATCAACCTCACCTGGATCGAGTCTTTCCCGTTCCGCGAGGTGAAGGGCGAGTACGTGTTCTTCGTGGACTTCGACGGTCACCGCGAGGACACGCGGGTGAAGAAGGTGCTCGCCGTTCTCGAAGACATGTGCGAGTCCGTGACCGTTCTCGGCTCGTTCCCGTTAGCCCGAGCGGACGGCGAATAA
- a CDS encoding DNA-directed RNA polymerase subunit omega, translating to MLDELKEEGIVNKVGGRFKLSTLIQKRMVALNTGAKPQVDARGISDRMAIVIQEILQDKIFLDASGEVQSKNQTVMANLPGAYPGMPGSTPPAPGSTAKPSDE from the coding sequence ATGCTCGACGAACTGAAAGAAGAAGGGATCGTGAACAAGGTGGGCGGGCGGTTCAAACTGTCCACGCTCATCCAGAAGCGCATGGTGGCGCTGAACACGGGCGCCAAGCCGCAAGTGGACGCGCGCGGCATTTCGGACCGCATGGCGATCGTGATCCAGGAGATCCTGCAAGACAAGATCTTCCTCGACGCCTCTGGCGAGGTACAGTCGAAGAACCAAACCGTGATGGCGAACCTGCCCGGTGCGTACCCCGGTATGCCCGGCTCCACCCCGCCCGCGCCCGGCTCCACCGCAAAGCCGTCCGACGAGTAG
- a CDS encoding TIGR02996 domain-containing protein, whose translation MNDGDALHAAILARPEEDTPRLAYADWLDENATSDAAHAHATFIRLHIEWDRRPTDAPPNESLKHRLIAAWQASNLLAKSLIGDLPHVYHRGFLAGVQFGDDRVRERVEAAFSVAPIRMADFYLTGESDAEWLAGSPLLTRLAGLSCEGATGIVGRVVASPYLANLDLVHLEVPYPDEPAAARFVASGGHLRNLTVLDFDGSQIENDGLMALASAGHLGTVRKLTVRSDNRTSHFLGESGIRALINSQSLTGLTHLGFCDCQLDGPALLQLLRWKGLSGLTELDLSFTDLQGEDIVTLAQCRQLKNLRRLCLDAFSLTDESVNALASAPWLPALRQLWIEAREEYGDGEDQTVGLLDGLAERLGARLVMPAKGELAFLLSPVGEADQIWQRLRRHRYRDEDALGLLRIL comes from the coding sequence ATGAACGACGGCGACGCACTACACGCCGCGATTCTTGCACGACCGGAAGAAGATACTCCGCGCCTAGCCTACGCCGACTGGCTCGACGAGAACGCCACCTCTGACGCTGCGCACGCCCACGCGACGTTCATCCGCCTCCACATCGAGTGGGATCGCAGACCGACCGACGCCCCTCCGAACGAAAGCCTAAAGCACCGCCTCATCGCGGCGTGGCAAGCCTCCAATTTGCTGGCCAAATCTCTTATTGGCGACTTGCCACACGTCTACCACCGCGGGTTCCTTGCTGGGGTACAGTTTGGAGATGACCGAGTCCGCGAGCGCGTCGAGGCGGCCTTCTCCGTGGCACCGATTCGGATGGCAGACTTCTATTTAACTGGAGAGTCTGATGCTGAGTGGTTGGCAGGTTCGCCACTTCTGACGCGGCTCGCGGGTCTCAGTTGCGAAGGAGCTACGGGGATAGTTGGTCGCGTGGTCGCATCCCCTTATCTCGCCAATTTGGACCTTGTCCACCTCGAAGTGCCCTACCCCGATGAGCCCGCGGCTGCGCGATTTGTGGCCTCGGGTGGCCACTTGCGCAACCTTACGGTACTGGATTTCGACGGTAGCCAAATTGAAAATGATGGGCTGATGGCCCTCGCGAGCGCGGGTCACCTCGGAACTGTCCGTAAGTTGACGGTGAGGAGCGACAACCGTACAAGCCACTTCCTCGGTGAATCCGGCATTCGGGCTCTGATCAATTCCCAGTCGTTGACCGGGCTGACTCACTTGGGTTTTTGTGACTGTCAGCTCGACGGGCCGGCACTGCTGCAGTTGCTTCGGTGGAAAGGGCTTAGTGGACTGACCGAACTCGATCTTTCGTTCACCGATCTCCAAGGTGAGGACATTGTTACACTTGCTCAGTGCCGGCAACTCAAGAACCTGCGCCGACTGTGCCTAGACGCCTTTAGCCTGACGGATGAGTCGGTAAACGCGCTAGCCTCTGCGCCGTGGCTCCCGGCGCTCCGACAATTGTGGATCGAAGCACGAGAAGAATACGGAGACGGAGAAGACCAAACGGTAGGATTACTCGATGGGTTGGCTGAACGGCTCGGCGCACGTCTCGTCATGCCAGCAAAAGGCGAACTCGCGTTCCTCTTAAGCCCCGTCGGAGAAGCGGACCAGATCTGGCAACGATTGCGTCGGCACCGGTATCGCGACGAAGACGCTCTCGGATTACTGCGTATCCTTTGA
- a CDS encoding alpha/beta hydrolase family protein, whose protein sequence is MRVFAPVLFLIAFAAPASAAPDAGKSAAALKELQSALDAKPAALADLADKDFAKVPLTKADAATARELLWKAHAATIKKERAAEVKDLVIKDGKLEMPFFMKTFGEKPKGGRSLWISLHGGGGAPKQVNDQQWENQKKLYTVEEGIYLAPRAPTNTWNLWHEGHIDRMFGRLIEDLIVLEDVNPNRVYVLGYSAGGDGVYQMGPRMADYWAGAAMMAGHPNGVSLLSLRNVPFALQVGGNDTAYNRHKVGKEYGEQLDKLQKDDPKGYEHFVKIHEGKGHWMNLEDKAALPWMAKFTRNPVPDRVVWKQTGTPHDRSYWLAVPTADAKGDSLVIAKHTGQVVEITDAEKVSKLLVRFDDQMADLDKPVEVKHAGKTLFTGPAPRTVGTLVKTLNGRGDLGLIFDAEVEVTVGAGK, encoded by the coding sequence ATGCGCGTTTTCGCTCCCGTACTTTTCCTCATCGCGTTCGCGGCGCCCGCATCTGCGGCACCGGACGCTGGCAAGTCTGCGGCTGCTCTCAAGGAACTGCAATCGGCACTCGACGCGAAACCGGCCGCGCTTGCGGACCTCGCGGACAAGGATTTCGCGAAAGTCCCGCTGACGAAGGCCGACGCCGCGACCGCACGCGAACTGCTGTGGAAGGCCCACGCCGCCACTATCAAGAAGGAGCGCGCGGCCGAGGTGAAGGATCTGGTCATCAAGGACGGCAAACTGGAAATGCCGTTCTTCATGAAGACGTTCGGCGAGAAACCCAAGGGCGGCCGGAGTCTGTGGATCTCGCTCCACGGCGGGGGCGGGGCGCCGAAGCAAGTGAACGACCAGCAGTGGGAAAACCAGAAGAAGCTTTACACGGTGGAGGAGGGGATCTACCTCGCGCCGCGTGCGCCCACCAATACGTGGAACTTGTGGCACGAGGGGCACATCGACCGCATGTTCGGCCGGCTCATCGAAGACCTCATTGTGCTCGAAGACGTGAACCCGAACCGGGTGTACGTGCTCGGGTATTCGGCCGGTGGCGACGGCGTGTATCAGATGGGGCCGCGCATGGCCGATTACTGGGCCGGCGCCGCGATGATGGCGGGGCACCCCAACGGCGTGTCGCTGCTCTCGCTGCGGAACGTGCCGTTCGCGCTACAAGTGGGCGGTAACGACACGGCTTACAATCGCCACAAAGTCGGGAAGGAGTACGGCGAGCAACTCGACAAGCTCCAGAAGGACGACCCGAAGGGCTACGAGCACTTCGTGAAGATCCACGAGGGCAAGGGCCACTGGATGAACCTGGAGGACAAGGCCGCGCTGCCGTGGATGGCGAAGTTCACGCGCAACCCGGTCCCCGATCGCGTGGTGTGGAAGCAGACCGGCACTCCGCACGATCGCTCGTACTGGCTCGCGGTGCCGACGGCTGATGCGAAGGGGGATTCGCTCGTGATCGCGAAGCACACGGGGCAGGTGGTCGAGATCACGGACGCGGAGAAGGTGTCGAAGCTCCTGGTGCGGTTCGACGACCAGATGGCCGATCTCGACAAACCCGTGGAAGTGAAGCACGCGGGCAAAACGCTTTTCACCGGCCCCGCGCCGCGCACCGTGGGCACGCTGGTGAAGACGCTCAACGGCCGCGGCGACCTCGGGCTGATCTTCGACGCGGAAGTGGAAGTGACCGTCGGCGCGGGGAAGTAA
- a CDS encoding YicC/YloC family endoribonuclease, producing the protein MRSLSRTVPPVTVSLFREATGVLLSMTGFGAARIETDALGVSVEVRAVNNRHLKLTVRGSDPYPLYESELEKVVRRHVRRGTLHVHIRVERQGHAAAPALNTKVLADYLKQIRTSCAEAGTPELVAPLSAGALSLPGVAPETRNGGTPPDDEWPVVEKALDAALVKLNQMRREEGKAVAAELLAHHAVIAEQLAAIRTLLPGVVTEYRQRILDRVRQAVADAGLVLNAETVIREVALFADRTDVSEEVMRLTSHLEQFAELIRKGDEAGRKLEFVIQEMGRETNTIGSKAGDVAISRHVVEMKSTLEKLREQVQNVE; encoded by the coding sequence GTGCGTTCCCTCTCCCGAACCGTCCCGCCCGTTACCGTGTCCCTTTTCCGCGAGGCCACCGGCGTGTTGCTCAGCATGACCGGGTTCGGCGCGGCCCGCATCGAGACCGACGCCCTCGGTGTGTCCGTCGAAGTGCGAGCGGTCAACAACCGGCACCTGAAGCTGACCGTCCGCGGCTCGGACCCGTACCCACTCTACGAGAGCGAACTGGAGAAGGTCGTCCGCCGACACGTCCGGCGCGGCACGCTCCACGTTCACATTCGGGTCGAGCGCCAGGGACACGCGGCGGCCCCCGCACTGAACACCAAAGTCCTGGCCGATTACCTGAAGCAGATTCGGACCTCGTGCGCCGAAGCCGGTACCCCGGAATTAGTTGCGCCGCTCTCGGCGGGCGCGCTGAGTTTACCGGGAGTGGCTCCCGAAACACGCAACGGCGGTACGCCACCCGACGACGAATGGCCGGTGGTCGAAAAGGCTCTTGATGCCGCTCTGGTGAAGCTCAACCAGATGCGGCGCGAAGAGGGCAAAGCGGTCGCGGCGGAACTGCTCGCCCACCACGCTGTCATCGCGGAGCAACTCGCGGCCATTCGCACGCTGTTGCCCGGGGTCGTGACCGAGTACCGCCAGCGCATCCTGGACCGCGTGCGACAGGCGGTCGCGGACGCGGGACTCGTGCTGAACGCGGAAACCGTCATCCGCGAGGTCGCGCTGTTCGCCGACCGCACCGACGTGTCCGAAGAGGTGATGCGACTGACGAGCCACCTCGAACAGTTCGCGGAACTGATCCGCAAGGGCGACGAGGCCGGGCGCAAACTCGAATTCGTCATCCAGGAAATGGGCCGCGAGACGAACACGATCGGCTCGAAGGCCGGCGACGTGGCCATCAGCCGGCACGTCGTTGAGATGAAATCGACGCTGGAGAAGCTGCGCGAGCAGGTCCAAAACGTGGAGTAG
- the aroF gene encoding 3-deoxy-7-phosphoheptulonate synthase, with amino-acid sequence MILVIRPDATLEQIDHVIERVRDLGYTPHVSRGESRTIIGVIGDEAKPGTENFSAIPGVEQVLRIMKPFKLASREFHKSDSSVYVGKVKIGGGSLAMIAGPCAIEGYEVLDTIAKYVKAGGANILRGGAFKPRTSPYAFQGMGEDGLKILRDVGDKYDMPVVTEVMDPRQVDLVCRYADMLQIGARNMQNFDLLKECGKAMKPVLLKRGMSATVKDLLMSAEYVLSEGNKDVVLCERGVRSFEDSTRNMLDMSAVPNVKGQSHLPIIVDPSHATGRPDLIPSMCRASVAAGSDGIHVEVHNCPEKALSDGPQALLPHQFLDLMGDLRRLAVALGREFWAPPEK; translated from the coding sequence ATGATCCTCGTCATCCGGCCCGACGCGACGCTTGAACAGATCGACCACGTGATCGAGCGGGTGCGCGACCTGGGCTATACCCCGCACGTGAGCCGGGGCGAGAGCCGGACCATCATCGGCGTGATCGGTGACGAAGCGAAGCCCGGCACGGAAAACTTTTCCGCGATCCCGGGGGTCGAGCAAGTTTTGCGCATCATGAAGCCGTTCAAACTCGCGAGCCGCGAGTTCCACAAGTCGGACAGCTCGGTCTACGTGGGCAAGGTGAAGATCGGCGGCGGCAGCCTCGCCATGATCGCCGGGCCGTGCGCCATCGAGGGGTACGAAGTTCTCGACACGATCGCGAAGTACGTGAAGGCCGGCGGCGCGAACATCCTCCGCGGCGGCGCGTTCAAACCGCGTACCAGCCCCTACGCCTTCCAGGGGATGGGTGAGGACGGGCTGAAGATCCTCCGCGACGTGGGCGACAAGTACGACATGCCCGTCGTGACGGAAGTCATGGACCCGCGGCAGGTCGATCTCGTGTGCCGGTACGCGGACATGCTCCAGATCGGCGCCCGGAACATGCAGAACTTCGACCTGCTGAAAGAGTGCGGCAAGGCGATGAAGCCGGTGCTCCTGAAGCGCGGGATGAGCGCGACCGTCAAAGACCTGCTCATGTCGGCCGAGTACGTGTTGTCCGAGGGTAACAAGGACGTGGTGCTGTGCGAGCGCGGGGTCCGGAGCTTCGAGGACAGCACGCGGAACATGCTCGACATGAGCGCGGTGCCGAACGTGAAGGGCCAGAGCCACCTGCCCATCATCGTGGACCCGTCGCACGCGACCGGGCGCCCCGACCTCATCCCGAGCATGTGCCGGGCGAGCGTCGCCGCGGGTTCCGACGGTATCCACGTCGAAGTCCACAACTGCCCGGAAAAGGCGCTCTCGGACGGCCCACAGGCGCTGCTGCCGCACCAGTTTCTCGACCTGATGGGCGACCTCCGCAGGCTCGCCGTTGCCCTGGGCCGCGAGTTCTGGGCGCCGCCGGAAAAGTAA
- a CDS encoding redoxin family protein — protein sequence MRPLFALVFVLLSAHTARSEDAVKIGTRVDKLKFTDTRSLPRTSADFGTKKALVFVFTNTTCPVVQRYLPTLQALETEYRPKGVQFVAVNAADEDTLIAIATQSVKYDVEFPFVKDFDGSVARALGVKRTPEVVVLDADHAIRYRGRIDDQYRLRGNRAKPTTHELKDALDAVLAGQKVATPETEVDGCPITFPKSTKPKNVNFAEHVAPILRKHCAECHKAGGSAPFALTTYKQASARAAAIAEVVRDQRMPPWFAIHDFGPFVNRRGLSDDERTVLTDWARTDAAPGDLTKVPAPPSESKDKWLIGKPDLVLESTNFELPTKGDIPYKYAILLHNFTEDTWVQGVQITSDNPRVLHHANLAFGSLASGFKEENFVTGYVPGGEPMNLDSGVAFRIPKGSILALQIHFVSTGKEEKCRLSVGLRYPRNVVQQQLRNIQLTDSKFAIPPGAPAHKVTARRVLDTDVVGVGLFAHMHLRGKDMTFTAHAPDGTRDPLLVVANYNFSWQVPYRWEPGKKVLPKGTRLECVARYDNSAFNPYNPDPQATVRNGPQTRHEMMFGFFFYTNANEKLNLRINPETGTEVKEKTR from the coding sequence ATGCGCCCCCTCTTCGCACTCGTGTTCGTACTCCTTTCGGCTCACACAGCGCGCTCAGAAGACGCAGTGAAGATCGGCACCCGTGTCGACAAGCTCAAATTCACGGACACGCGATCGCTCCCGCGCACCTCGGCCGACTTCGGGACGAAGAAGGCACTCGTATTCGTGTTCACCAACACGACGTGCCCGGTCGTTCAGCGGTACTTACCCACGCTCCAGGCGCTCGAAACAGAATACCGCCCCAAAGGGGTCCAGTTTGTCGCGGTCAACGCGGCCGACGAAGACACGCTCATCGCGATCGCCACGCAGTCGGTGAAGTACGACGTCGAGTTCCCCTTCGTGAAGGATTTCGACGGCTCGGTCGCCCGCGCACTCGGGGTGAAGCGCACGCCGGAGGTGGTCGTGCTCGATGCCGATCACGCGATCCGCTACCGCGGGCGCATCGACGACCAATACCGGCTCCGCGGGAACCGCGCGAAGCCCACGACCCACGAACTCAAAGACGCGCTCGACGCGGTACTCGCGGGCCAGAAAGTCGCAACGCCCGAAACCGAGGTCGACGGCTGCCCGATCACGTTCCCCAAGTCGACGAAGCCAAAGAATGTGAACTTCGCCGAGCACGTGGCGCCGATTCTCCGGAAGCACTGCGCGGAGTGCCACAAAGCCGGCGGGTCAGCACCGTTCGCGCTCACGACCTACAAGCAAGCGTCCGCACGAGCCGCCGCGATCGCGGAAGTCGTCCGGGACCAACGGATGCCGCCGTGGTTCGCGATCCACGACTTCGGGCCGTTCGTGAACCGGCGCGGGTTGTCGGACGACGAGCGCACCGTCCTCACCGACTGGGCTCGTACCGACGCCGCACCGGGTGACCTCACGAAAGTGCCCGCGCCGCCGAGCGAGTCGAAGGACAAATGGCTCATCGGGAAGCCGGATCTGGTACTGGAGTCAACGAACTTCGAGCTGCCCACCAAAGGAGACATCCCGTACAAGTACGCGATCCTGCTACACAACTTCACCGAAGACACATGGGTGCAGGGAGTACAAATCACGTCCGACAACCCGCGCGTGCTGCACCACGCCAACCTCGCGTTCGGTAGCCTCGCGTCGGGTTTCAAGGAAGAGAACTTCGTCACCGGGTACGTGCCCGGCGGCGAGCCGATGAATCTTGATAGCGGCGTCGCGTTCCGGATCCCAAAAGGATCGATTCTCGCGCTGCAAATCCACTTCGTTTCGACCGGCAAAGAGGAAAAGTGCCGCCTGTCGGTTGGGCTGCGGTACCCGCGTAATGTCGTGCAACAGCAGCTCCGCAACATCCAGCTCACGGACAGCAAGTTTGCGATCCCGCCCGGCGCGCCGGCGCACAAAGTGACCGCGCGCCGCGTGCTCGATACCGACGTGGTGGGGGTCGGTCTGTTCGCCCACATGCACTTGCGCGGGAAGGACATGACGTTCACCGCGCACGCGCCCGACGGCACGCGCGACCCGCTCCTCGTCGTCGCGAACTACAACTTCTCGTGGCAGGTACCATACCGCTGGGAGCCGGGCAAGAAGGTGCTGCCCAAGGGCACGCGCCTGGAGTGCGTGGCCCGGTACGATAACTCGGCGTTCAACCCGTACAACCCGGACCCGCAGGCGACCGTGCGCAACGGCCCGCAGACGCGCCACGAAATGATGTTCGGGTTCTTCTTCTACACCAACGCGAACGAGAAACTGAACCTGCGCATCAACCCGGAAACTGGTACCGAGGTGAAAGAAAAGACGCGATAG
- the secG gene encoding preprotein translocase subunit SecG: MDLFAAAWYSHALNVIVLAIGFLLMLLVLIQRGKGGGLAGAFGGAGGSSPFGSRAADQFVKITLWLAGVWVLVIMIHVKVVKYNVEADKNSSQTTITS, encoded by the coding sequence GTGGATCTTTTCGCCGCCGCTTGGTACTCGCACGCACTCAACGTCATCGTTCTCGCGATCGGCTTCCTGCTGATGCTGCTCGTGCTGATCCAGCGCGGTAAGGGCGGCGGGCTGGCCGGTGCGTTCGGTGGGGCGGGCGGGTCCAGCCCGTTCGGGTCGCGCGCCGCGGACCAGTTCGTGAAGATCACCCTGTGGCTCGCGGGCGTGTGGGTGCTGGTCATCATGATCCACGTCAAGGTCGTCAAGTACAACGTGGAAGCCGACAAGAACAGCTCGCAAACGACGATCACGAGCTGA
- the gmk gene encoding guanylate kinase, producing MRNDPSTAECVAGGLPTGSELRAPRSTLRAPLIVVSGPSGVGKTTVVDRLLAETKATLPLRRAVTATTRGERPGEVDGTDYHFWSEDEFRRAIDDDRLLEHAVVFGRDFYGTPKSEVDPHRARGTGVILVIDVQGAARIREKLPNDHLSVFIEPPSFPELEARLRGRNDTSEERIKRRLATAQEELARANEFQHRIINSELSEAVRELERVIRERFNT from the coding sequence ATGCGGAACGATCCCTCGACAGCCGAGTGCGTGGCCGGCGGACTGCCCACCGGTTCCGAACTCCGCGCTCCACGTTCCACGCTCCGCGCTCCTTTGATTGTCGTTTCCGGTCCCAGTGGGGTTGGGAAAACGACCGTTGTGGACCGGTTGCTCGCCGAAACGAAAGCGACCTTACCCCTCCGACGCGCGGTGACCGCGACGACCCGGGGAGAACGCCCGGGCGAGGTAGACGGCACCGACTACCACTTTTGGAGCGAGGACGAGTTCCGCCGGGCCATTGACGACGACCGGTTACTGGAACACGCGGTGGTGTTCGGACGCGACTTCTACGGCACGCCCAAGAGTGAAGTGGACCCGCACCGGGCACGGGGCACGGGCGTGATTCTGGTGATCGACGTGCAGGGCGCGGCACGCATCCGCGAGAAACTCCCGAACGATCACCTGTCGGTGTTCATCGAACCGCCGAGCTTTCCGGAACTGGAAGCCCGGCTCCGCGGGCGGAACGACACGAGCGAAGAACGGATCAAACGGCGATTGGCTACGGCCCAAGAAGAGCTAGCACGGGCCAACGAGTTTCAGCACCGGATCATAAACAGCGAACTTTCCGAAGCCGTCCGCGAACTCGAACGAGTCATCCGCGAGCGCTTCAACACCTAG
- the tpiA gene encoding triose-phosphate isomerase: MPTRKKFVAGNWKMNTTLAEAKALGAAVAKGVGTDTNVTVAVCPPFPWLVPVGEAIKGSAVALGAQDVHYEKKGAFTGEVSPAMLIEAGCKYAIVGHSERRHILGESETAINHKVHTALEEGLSVILCMGETLAERERNLQERVFQRQVFAACAGLTDEQFQRLVIAYEPVWAIGTGKVATPDQAQEAHAFVRTKLRQLYGDKIADTTPILYGGSVTPETTAGLMSKPDVDGALVGGASLKADSFVAIVKAAGG; encoded by the coding sequence ATGCCGACGCGAAAGAAGTTCGTTGCCGGGAACTGGAAGATGAACACCACGCTCGCCGAGGCCAAGGCGCTCGGCGCGGCGGTGGCGAAGGGCGTCGGCACCGACACGAATGTGACGGTCGCGGTGTGCCCGCCGTTCCCGTGGTTGGTTCCCGTCGGCGAGGCGATTAAGGGATCGGCCGTCGCCCTCGGCGCCCAGGACGTCCACTACGAGAAGAAGGGGGCGTTCACCGGCGAAGTCAGCCCCGCGATGCTCATCGAGGCCGGGTGCAAGTACGCCATCGTCGGCCACAGCGAGCGCCGGCACATCCTCGGCGAGAGCGAAACGGCCATCAACCACAAGGTCCACACCGCCCTCGAAGAGGGGCTGAGCGTGATCCTGTGCATGGGCGAAACCCTCGCGGAGCGCGAACGCAACCTGCAAGAGCGCGTGTTCCAGCGCCAGGTGTTCGCCGCCTGCGCCGGTCTGACCGACGAACAGTTCCAGCGGTTGGTGATCGCTTATGAGCCGGTCTGGGCCATCGGGACCGGTAAAGTCGCGACGCCGGACCAGGCGCAGGAGGCCCACGCCTTCGTTCGCACGAAACTCCGCCAACTTTACGGCGATAAAATCGCCGATACGACTCCAATCCTCTACGGCGGCTCCGTCACGCCCGAAACCACTGCCGGGCTGATGAGCAAGCCGGACGTGGACGGCGCCCTCGTCGGTGGGGCGAGTCTCAAGGCCGACTCCTTCGTCGCGATCGTGAAGGCCGCCGGCGGGTAG